Proteins co-encoded in one Streptomyces roseochromogenus subsp. oscitans DS 12.976 genomic window:
- a CDS encoding DUF3052 domain-containing protein: protein MVAAADAQNYAQKLGITNDMVVQELGWDEDTDDALRAAIEEAIGSELLDEETDDVVDVVLLWWRDGDGDLVDELLNVITPLADDGVVWVLTPKTGQPGHVDPSGIAESATPAGLTSTTPVSLGTWTGTKLTQPKTPAKQR, encoded by the coding sequence ATGGTGGCTGCTGCGGATGCGCAGAATTATGCCCAAAAGCTCGGCATCACAAATGACATGGTGGTCCAGGAGCTGGGCTGGGATGAGGATACGGACGACGCACTCCGCGCCGCAATTGAGGAAGCCATCGGCAGTGAGCTTCTGGACGAGGAGACCGACGACGTGGTTGACGTCGTTCTGCTCTGGTGGCGAGACGGCGACGGTGACCTAGTTGACGAGCTCTTGAACGTCATCACCCCCCTCGCCGACGACGGCGTGGTCTGGGTTCTCACCCCGAAGACGGGCCAGCCAGGCCACGTAGATCCGTCAGGGATCGCCGAGTCGGCGACGCCCGCGGGCCTCACCTCAACTACCCCTGTCAGCCTTGGAACCTGGACTGGAACCAAGCTAACGCAGCCCAAGACACCCGCAAAGCAGCGATAA
- a CDS encoding CocE/NonD family hydrolase translates to MEYEALFDVPVLMKDGTEFSTGILGPETDEPVPALLVRTPDDKETGGLGPSSPTLSALLRAGYAVGLQDCRGTFASAGVFVPHLHDAADGADTVAWPDSQEWWDGNVGCWGPPASAWCGGLPPRPGRPD, encoded by the coding sequence ATGGAATACGAGGCCCTGTTCGATGTGCCGGTGCTCATGAAGGACGGCACGGAGTTCTCGACCGGCATCCTGGGGCCGGAGACGGACGAGCCGGTGCCCGCACTGCTCGTGCGCACGCCCGACGACAAGGAGACGGGAGGTCTGGGGCCCAGCTCGCCGACTCTGTCCGCGCTGCTGCGCGCCGGCTATGCGGTCGGCCTCCAGGACTGCCGCGGCACCTTCGCCTCGGCCGGCGTCTTCGTGCCGCATCTGCACGACGCGGCGGACGGCGCCGACACGGTGGCCTGGCCGGACTCGCAGGAGTGGTGGGACGGAAACGTCGGCTGCTGGGGGCCTCCTGCGTCGGCATGGTGCGGTGGCTTGCCGCCGCGCCCTGGGCGCCCGGACTGA
- a CDS encoding glutamate--cysteine ligase, which yields MSSEHHGGAAPTDALAPTRTLGSSHAQAPLTVGIEEELLLVDPLTRTLSPQGPEVVSEAAGELGDRAGTELTRYQVELRTDPHTCLKEAADQIRSTRTVAARAAARLGLRVASTGTPVLGQTAPVPITPGARYAHSAAHFRALDDEQTACACHIHVGLPDPRDAVYASNHLRPWLPTLIAFSANSPFRDGQDTGYASWRTTTWGRWPVAGPPPYFESPAHFNDLVDTLLNTEALIDRGGLYWDIRPSHHLPTLEVRVADAALTPDDTLMLAAVVRALTATALSFVQAGEPAPRPAPEVLRAACWRAARDGLVGTGIDPLTGHLVAQTTLVERLLHTIAPALRQHDDLDRVRKQWQRLRGEGTGADRQRAAYRQRSSTHDVVDYITSATCPH from the coding sequence ATGAGCAGTGAACATCACGGTGGGGCGGCCCCGACAGACGCCCTAGCGCCCACCCGCACCCTTGGATCAAGCCACGCTCAGGCCCCGCTTACTGTGGGCATCGAGGAGGAGCTCCTCTTGGTCGATCCCCTCACGCGCACTCTCAGCCCTCAGGGACCCGAGGTGGTGAGCGAGGCGGCCGGTGAACTCGGTGACCGGGCCGGCACCGAGCTGACCCGTTATCAGGTCGAATTACGCACCGATCCGCACACCTGCCTGAAGGAAGCTGCCGACCAGATCCGTTCCACGAGAACGGTGGCCGCCCGCGCCGCTGCGCGCCTCGGCTTGCGCGTCGCCTCGACCGGCACCCCGGTGCTCGGCCAGACGGCCCCTGTCCCGATCACACCCGGCGCCCGCTATGCCCACAGCGCCGCGCACTTCCGCGCTTTGGACGACGAGCAGACCGCGTGCGCCTGCCACATCCATGTCGGCCTGCCCGACCCCCGTGACGCCGTGTACGCCAGCAACCACCTGCGGCCCTGGCTGCCGACCCTGATCGCCTTCAGCGCGAACTCCCCGTTCCGGGACGGTCAGGACACCGGCTACGCGAGCTGGCGCACCACTACCTGGGGGCGCTGGCCCGTCGCCGGCCCACCCCCGTACTTCGAATCACCCGCCCACTTCAACGACCTCGTCGACACCCTCCTCAACACTGAGGCACTCATCGACCGCGGCGGCCTGTACTGGGACATCCGCCCCTCCCACCACCTGCCCACCCTCGAAGTCCGCGTCGCCGACGCCGCCCTGACGCCCGACGACACCCTGATGCTCGCCGCCGTCGTCCGCGCTCTGACTGCCACCGCCCTCAGCTTTGTCCAAGCCGGAGAACCGGCCCCGCGCCCGGCACCGGAAGTCCTGCGTGCAGCCTGCTGGCGCGCGGCACGAGACGGACTGGTCGGCACTGGCATCGACCCACTCACCGGCCACCTGGTCGCCCAGACCACGCTCGTCGAAAGGCTGCTGCACACGATCGCCCCAGCACTGCGGCAGCACGACGACCTCGACCGCGTACGCAAGCAGTGGCAGCGCCTGCGCGGTGAAGGGACCGGTGCTGACCGCCAGCGCGCCGCCTACCGGCAACGCTCCAGCACGCACGACGTCGTCGACTACATTACCTCCGCCACCTGCCCCCATTAG
- a CDS encoding NAD(P)/FAD-dependent oxidoreductase — MREATDVLVVGGGPAGATAAALLARQGHQVRVLERERFPRYHIGESLLPSLLPVLDVMGAREVVEAHGFIRKTGAFYGWGGQEWSLGFDEPGRPAAYSFQVIRSQFDHLLLEHARTQGADVREEARARRVTFEAGGEAGRTHRAVEASWAGRDGTAGRLRFRYLVDASGRAGLLAAGHLHTRRVHDAFRNVATWSYWRGAAPLTAAPCGAIGVFSLPDDGWLWAIPLHDGTLSVGLVTDKRSFAHARQEAGGSLQTLYDEAIARCPLLAGMLTNARQVAPLKTESDYSYVSEAFSGPGWFLAGDAACFLDPLLSTGVHLAMYSGLLAAASISSVLCGDVDEDAARAFYQTAYQHAYERLLILVSAFYRIHAGRDSYFRTAQQLSIRDQAPLRLHESFLNIISGAEDLHDSQTDDPVDTFLRTVRPPANGQPPQGLAGHGTSHLLPLPTTPAHATAGLYLNLHPHPRLHATDHA, encoded by the coding sequence ATGCGTGAAGCGACCGACGTCCTGGTGGTCGGAGGCGGTCCGGCAGGCGCGACCGCCGCGGCCCTCCTGGCCCGCCAGGGCCATCAAGTGCGGGTGCTGGAAAGGGAACGGTTCCCGCGCTACCACATCGGGGAGTCACTGCTGCCCTCCCTGCTGCCCGTGCTGGACGTAATGGGGGCGCGCGAGGTGGTCGAGGCGCACGGGTTCATCCGTAAGACGGGGGCGTTCTACGGCTGGGGCGGCCAGGAATGGTCGCTGGGCTTCGATGAACCGGGCAGACCGGCGGCCTACAGCTTCCAGGTCATCCGTTCCCAGTTCGACCATCTGCTGCTCGAGCATGCCCGCACGCAGGGTGCGGACGTGCGAGAAGAGGCCCGCGCGAGGCGGGTCACCTTCGAGGCTGGCGGCGAGGCCGGCCGGACCCACCGGGCTGTGGAAGCCAGCTGGGCCGGCCGAGACGGAACCGCAGGGCGCCTCCGCTTCCGCTACCTCGTCGACGCCTCCGGCCGCGCGGGCCTCCTCGCCGCCGGGCACCTGCACACCAGACGCGTCCACGACGCCTTCCGCAACGTCGCCACCTGGAGCTACTGGCGTGGCGCCGCACCACTTACCGCCGCCCCCTGCGGCGCGATCGGGGTGTTCTCACTGCCGGATGACGGATGGCTGTGGGCCATCCCGCTGCACGACGGCACCCTCAGCGTCGGCCTGGTCACCGACAAACGCTCCTTCGCTCACGCCAGGCAGGAAGCAGGCGGCTCACTGCAGACCCTCTACGACGAAGCGATCGCCCGCTGCCCTCTACTGGCCGGCATGCTCACCAACGCCCGCCAGGTGGCGCCGCTGAAAACCGAGAGCGACTACTCCTACGTCAGCGAAGCGTTCAGCGGGCCGGGCTGGTTCCTCGCCGGCGACGCCGCCTGCTTCCTGGACCCCCTGCTGTCCACCGGCGTGCACCTGGCCATGTACAGCGGCCTGCTCGCCGCCGCCTCCATCAGCAGCGTGCTCTGCGGTGACGTCGACGAAGACGCCGCCCGCGCCTTCTACCAGACTGCCTACCAGCACGCCTACGAACGGCTCCTCATCCTGGTCAGCGCCTTCTACCGCATCCACGCCGGCCGCGACAGCTACTTCCGCACCGCACAGCAGCTCAGCATCCGCGACCAAGCCCCCTTACGCCTGCACGAAAGCTTCCTCAACATCATCAGCGGCGCCGAAGACCTCCACGACAGCCAGACCGACGACCCCGTTGACACCTTCCTTCGCACCGTGCGCCCACCCGCCAACGGCCAACCCCCGCAAGGACTCGCAGGCCACGGAACAAGCCACCTGCTACCCCTGCCCACCACCCCCGCACACGCCACCGCCGGCCTCTACCTCAACCTCCACCCCCATCCCCGCCTCCACGCCACCGACCACGCCTGA
- a CDS encoding acyl-CoA-binding protein — MSDATSTGNEEFVTLGEKIKQLTSKPDNDTLLALYAHYKQATKGDNDTDAPGMFDLTGKAKWNAWNELRGMSKEQAQERYIQIAKATISSHS, encoded by the coding sequence ATGTCGGATGCCACGTCGACCGGGAACGAAGAGTTCGTCACGCTGGGCGAGAAGATCAAGCAGCTTACTTCGAAGCCGGATAACGACACGCTCCTGGCGCTGTATGCGCACTACAAGCAGGCGACTAAGGGTGACAACGATACCGACGCGCCTGGCATGTTCGACCTCACCGGGAAGGCGAAGTGGAACGCGTGGAACGAGTTGCGGGGGATGTCGAAGGAACAAGCCCAGGAGAGGTACATCCAGATTGCCAAGGCGACGATCTCCAGCCACAGCTGA
- a CDS encoding AAA family ATPase gives MQLFGRSRELQVLGEAFTDSARGHGRLVIVTGGPGSGKTHLVHEFLTTLNSTDARILTGTTCSAEQDRPMSLVGQLLRNAEAECGVPQQAPPVMNSPAESHRSWPSGHRLGHAPAGERAADALLRLADERPLVIAVDDAHAMDRASFQTIVRLLRRSRSRHLLVVCATSGHFSDIRSPAHTELLRQPHRRVRLAPLSEASVGELLAAQAGHALPGTLRGAYHRATAGNPLLVHALLDDSTRFGPEIGRPVAGAAYRQAVLSLLHRGEASHVRVARVLAALGSLAGTVAVGELTGTTAAGTQEAVDALNSSGLLDSHTFRHPTAAAAVLEDMAAAERTELHGRIAHLLYRSGVPAVQVARHLHAADLVPEGWGAGILRAAAEQALAADDVERCTDYLGLVLRDCADDRERHALSVALARAEWRTNPAAAGPHLEPLRKDALDGGLSMRDTATVLRYMLWRGDTELAAQAVASLVHAQSPTDAQIVAEVEFVRQWFYGVALPGKGAPVAGLDSRRRHVYADTSGLGARVAALIGGEATDDSAAAVAQALQGHQLDHLNLELVAMSLLAIAHADRPALAAEACDALLECAVDRRATTWQALLGSIRAEIALLQGDVTAASQGALTALGILSAQSWGVLIGLPLSTAIAAYTAMGCYAEAEELLGHDVPEPMFRTVFGIQYLRARGHHYLATDRPFAALNDFETCGRLLREGNPSLQKGIPWRSDLALANLRIGKARTAREWAEEQLRLPGGHSSRARAMALRLLAATCKPHRRASLLRESIDLLKTCGDRYALAQAYADLSAAHYELGEYARARLVARKAAQEAEACRIESPVDAHLLEDPVRPESAESEDGPAILSDAECRVAGLAALGYTNREISGRLHVTISTVEQHLTRVYRKLQVASRSELPSKMLEHRIPKLSDRWASTHSSTG, from the coding sequence ATGCAACTCTTCGGTCGTTCGAGGGAACTACAGGTCCTGGGCGAGGCGTTCACCGACAGCGCGCGGGGGCACGGCCGACTCGTGATCGTCACAGGCGGCCCCGGATCGGGCAAGACCCACCTGGTGCATGAATTCCTCACCACGCTGAACAGCACCGATGCACGCATACTGACCGGTACGACATGCTCGGCGGAGCAGGATCGTCCGATGAGCCTCGTCGGGCAATTACTGCGCAACGCCGAGGCGGAGTGCGGAGTACCCCAGCAGGCCCCGCCCGTAATGAACTCCCCGGCGGAAAGCCACCGTTCCTGGCCGTCCGGGCACCGTCTCGGGCACGCGCCCGCCGGAGAACGGGCGGCCGATGCCCTTCTGCGCCTGGCCGACGAGCGCCCTCTGGTCATCGCCGTGGACGACGCCCACGCCATGGACCGGGCCTCGTTCCAGACGATCGTCCGCCTGCTGCGCCGCAGCCGCTCCCGGCACCTGCTCGTGGTGTGCGCCACGTCGGGCCACTTCAGCGACATACGCTCGCCCGCGCACACGGAACTTCTGCGCCAGCCGCACCGACGGGTACGGCTGGCGCCGCTGTCGGAGGCGAGCGTCGGCGAACTGCTCGCCGCCCAGGCCGGACACGCCCTGCCGGGCACCCTCCGCGGCGCCTACCACCGGGCCACCGCGGGCAACCCCCTGCTGGTGCACGCCCTGTTGGACGACAGTACGCGCTTCGGACCCGAGATCGGCCGGCCCGTCGCCGGCGCCGCCTACCGCCAGGCCGTGCTGTCGCTGCTGCACCGCGGTGAAGCGAGCCATGTCCGAGTGGCCCGCGTCCTGGCCGCGCTCGGCAGCCTGGCGGGGACCGTCGCCGTCGGAGAGCTGACCGGCACCACCGCGGCCGGCACCCAGGAGGCCGTCGACGCCCTCAACTCCTCGGGGCTGCTGGACTCTCACACCTTCCGGCACCCGACCGCCGCGGCGGCCGTCCTGGAGGACATGGCCGCCGCCGAGCGCACCGAGCTGCACGGCCGGATCGCCCACCTGCTGTACCGCTCCGGCGTACCCGCCGTACAGGTGGCGCGGCACCTCCACGCCGCGGATCTCGTCCCGGAGGGCTGGGGTGCGGGAATCCTGCGCGCCGCCGCGGAACAGGCGCTCGCCGCGGACGATGTGGAGCGCTGCACCGACTACCTCGGTCTGGTCCTGCGCGACTGCGCCGACGACCGCGAGCGCCACGCCCTGTCGGTGGCACTGGCCCGCGCGGAATGGCGCACCAACCCGGCGGCCGCCGGTCCGCATCTGGAACCGCTGCGCAAGGACGCGCTGGACGGCGGCCTGAGCATGCGGGACACCGCCACCGTCCTGCGCTACATGCTGTGGCGGGGCGACACCGAGCTGGCCGCCCAGGCCGTCGCCAGCCTCGTCCACGCGCAGTCGCCCACCGACGCCCAGATCGTCGCCGAGGTGGAGTTCGTACGGCAGTGGTTCTACGGCGTGGCGCTCCCCGGCAAGGGCGCCCCGGTCGCCGGCCTCGACTCTCGCCGCCGCCATGTGTACGCGGACACCAGCGGACTGGGCGCCCGGGTCGCCGCGCTCATCGGCGGCGAGGCGACCGACGATTCGGCGGCGGCCGTCGCCCAGGCTCTCCAGGGGCACCAACTGGACCATCTCAACCTGGAGTTGGTCGCGATGTCGCTACTGGCGATCGCCCACGCGGACCGGCCGGCGCTCGCCGCCGAGGCCTGTGACGCGCTGCTGGAGTGTGCCGTGGACCGCCGCGCGACCACGTGGCAGGCCCTGCTCGGCAGCATCCGGGCGGAAATCGCCCTGCTCCAGGGGGACGTGACCGCCGCGTCGCAGGGCGCGCTCACCGCTCTCGGCATCCTGAGCGCCCAGAGCTGGGGGGTGCTCATCGGCCTCCCGCTGTCGACGGCGATCGCCGCGTACACGGCCATGGGCTGCTACGCCGAGGCCGAGGAACTGCTCGGCCACGATGTGCCCGAGCCGATGTTCCGCACCGTGTTCGGCATCCAGTACCTGCGCGCCCGCGGGCACCACTACCTCGCCACCGACCGGCCCTTCGCCGCGCTCAACGACTTCGAGACCTGCGGACGGCTCCTGCGCGAGGGCAACCCCAGTCTCCAGAAGGGCATCCCCTGGCGGTCCGACCTGGCCCTGGCCAACCTGCGGATCGGCAAGGCCCGTACGGCTCGGGAGTGGGCCGAGGAGCAGCTGCGGCTGCCCGGCGGCCACAGCTCCCGGGCCCGGGCCATGGCGCTGCGCCTGCTGGCCGCGACCTGCAAGCCGCACCGCCGGGCCTCGCTGCTGCGCGAGTCGATCGACCTGCTCAAGACCTGCGGGGACCGGTACGCGCTGGCGCAGGCCTACGCCGACCTGTCCGCCGCGCACTACGAGCTGGGCGAGTACGCCCGGGCCAGGCTGGTGGCGCGTAAGGCGGCGCAGGAGGCCGAGGCCTGCCGCATCGAGTCGCCGGTCGACGCACATCTGCTGGAGGATCCGGTACGGCCCGAGAGTGCCGAGTCCGAGGACGGTCCCGCCATCCTCAGCGACGCGGAGTGCCGGGTCGCCGGGCTGGCCGCGCTCGGGTACACCAACCGCGAGATCAGCGGCCGTCTCCACGTCACCATCAGCACGGTGGAGCAGCACCTCACCCGGGTCTACCGCAAGCTGCAGGTGGCCAGCCGTTCGGAGCTGCCGTCGAAGATGCTGGAGCACCGCATACCGAAGCTCTCGGACCGCTGGGCCAGCACCCACTCGTCCACGGGCTGA
- a CDS encoding HalD/BesD family halogenase, with protein MLTLPASDDVLASGFTDDGYLPLPGLLSATLLARLRAELQRLAALAVRRDFAMACMNNSPRHLTVVGGEAIAQHSTLIPALYREPALLAFLSRVTGLDITTVREPVERHVLNVLHRPGDTHGAHTDDYPLALVLFLRAPAYHRDGGLLEYTPRASTLDALNTCSARRAHHRSGDAHLLRSDTTAHRVTPLRRTGLQRVVLNMAYTTPGRQNAVTDSATLLYG; from the coding sequence GTGCTGACCCTGCCTGCATCAGACGACGTCCTCGCCTCCGGCTTCACCGACGACGGCTACCTGCCCCTGCCCGGCCTGCTGTCCGCCACGCTGCTGGCAAGGCTGCGCGCTGAACTGCAGCGGTTGGCCGCCCTCGCCGTCCGCCGGGACTTCGCCATGGCCTGCATGAACAACTCGCCTCGGCACCTCACCGTGGTCGGCGGAGAGGCCATCGCGCAGCACTCGACGCTCATTCCCGCCCTGTACCGGGAGCCGGCTCTGCTCGCCTTCCTCAGCCGCGTCACCGGCCTGGACATCACGACCGTGCGCGAGCCGGTCGAACGCCACGTCCTCAACGTCCTGCACCGGCCAGGCGACACCCATGGCGCCCACACCGATGACTATCCGCTGGCACTCGTCCTCTTCCTGCGTGCCCCCGCGTATCACCGCGACGGCGGCTTACTCGAATACACCCCACGCGCCAGCACCCTCGACGCCCTCAATACCTGCTCGGCACGTCGGGCCCATCACCGCAGCGGCGACGCCCACCTCCTGCGCAGTGACACCACCGCCCACCGTGTCACCCCTCTACGCCGCACCGGCCTGCAGCGCGTGGTGCTCAACATGGCCTACACCACTCCCGGGCGGCAAAATGCCGTCACCGACTCGGCCACCCTGCTGTACGGCTGA